The Gordonia sp. KTR9 genome contains a region encoding:
- a CDS encoding aldo/keto reductase has translation MDIPSVELSNGTSIPLVGLGTYNMLGRPGVTAVGSAIKSGYRLVDTAPRYSNELSVGMGLHGTGVPREEIVVQTKLGGGDQGFDEAINAAKESARRLGVAHIDVYLIHWPCPSLGRTVDSWKALLTLADEGYVRTPGVSNFKEHHLQMLFDETGRWPVLNQIQCSPALARTELREFMADKGIHAQAWHPTGRKEGLLADPVILRIARKYGKSPTQIALRWSVQNGISVVPKSSHTGRQVENADLFDFALDPADLAELATLDRGEHAARDSDVDEEF, from the coding sequence GTGGACATCCCCTCGGTCGAGCTCAGCAACGGAACCTCGATCCCCCTGGTGGGGCTCGGCACCTACAACATGCTCGGCCGCCCGGGTGTCACTGCCGTCGGGTCGGCGATCAAGTCCGGGTACCGGCTCGTCGACACCGCGCCCAGGTACAGCAACGAGCTGAGCGTGGGGATGGGCCTGCACGGAACCGGTGTCCCCCGCGAGGAGATCGTGGTGCAGACCAAGCTCGGGGGCGGCGATCAGGGCTTCGACGAGGCGATCAACGCCGCGAAGGAGAGCGCACGGCGCCTGGGTGTCGCGCACATCGACGTCTACCTCATCCACTGGCCCTGCCCGAGCCTCGGACGCACCGTCGATTCGTGGAAGGCGCTGCTGACGCTCGCCGACGAGGGCTATGTCCGCACCCCGGGGGTGTCGAACTTCAAGGAGCATCACCTGCAGATGCTCTTCGACGAGACGGGACGGTGGCCGGTCCTCAACCAGATCCAGTGCTCACCCGCCCTGGCGCGAACCGAGCTTCGGGAGTTCATGGCCGACAAGGGCATTCACGCCCAGGCCTGGCATCCGACCGGCCGCAAGGAAGGGCTGCTCGCCGATCCGGTCATCCTCCGGATCGCCCGCAAGTACGGCAAGTCGCCTACCCAGATCGCGCTTCGATGGTCGGTGCAGAACGGCATCAGCGTCGTCCCGAAGTCATCGCACACCGGCCGGCAGGTCGAGAACGCCGACCTCTTCGATTTCGCTCTCGACCCGGCCGACCTGGCCGAACTCGCCACCCTCGATCGCGGCGAGCATGCCGCGCGCGACTCCGACGTCGACGAGGAGTTCTGA
- a CDS encoding GtrA family protein codes for MSRPDPGDHVRDDDEPSHDDFATRHAPMPIELPFDDEEASTNVGLKTQLVRFVITGGFSGLLDFGLTILLQYGLDMPFWPAKSAGFILGTTVAYLLNRRWTFRAEPSMARFVSVIALYLVTYFVNVGIYTALSHAWQETLLYSFAAYVIAQGTATVINFVVQRMVIFKIR; via the coding sequence GTGTCTCGACCCGACCCTGGTGACCACGTCCGCGATGACGACGAACCGAGCCACGACGACTTCGCCACGCGGCATGCGCCGATGCCGATCGAGCTGCCCTTCGACGACGAAGAGGCGTCGACGAACGTCGGCCTGAAGACCCAGCTCGTGCGCTTCGTCATCACCGGCGGGTTCTCCGGGCTCCTGGACTTCGGGCTGACGATCCTCTTGCAGTACGGCCTGGACATGCCGTTCTGGCCGGCCAAGTCCGCGGGTTTCATCCTCGGCACCACCGTCGCGTACCTGCTGAACCGTCGATGGACGTTCAGGGCCGAACCGAGCATGGCGAGGTTCGTGTCGGTCATCGCGCTCTATCTGGTGACCTACTTCGTCAACGTCGGCATCTACACCGCCCTGTCGCATGCGTGGCAGGAGACGCTGCTCTACAGCTTCGCGGCCTACGTCATCGCACAGGGCACCGCGACGGTCATCAACTTCGTCGTCCAGCGGATGGTCATCTTCAAGATTCGCTGA